In Lolium rigidum isolate FL_2022 chromosome 7, APGP_CSIRO_Lrig_0.1, whole genome shotgun sequence, the DNA window CCGGTCGCAGCCATGCGTCCATGGCGGTACTCCTAGGCGAGGTCGCCGACGTGCGTGCTCCGGGGATATCCGGTCGTCCCACACCACACCTCGACGTCCTCTGCCGCCCCAATACATGCGTTGTTGTGAGAGGTACCGCCTGTTGGGTGTGAGCCGCGAGCGGCACCATGCGTTGCTGCGTGCGGCGCTTGGTGTTGCTACCCTCCATTAGGTGAAGTGCTACCATACGCCTGCCTAGGGGTGTTGCAAGTTAGTTTTGCTTGATGCTGTTTAGAGTATTTTTCAAATGCTACGACTATTTTGTAGTTTTGCTATAATAAtataaaagttttgcttcaaagtCTACGATGAGGTCTCTGTTGATGTCTCTGTTATGTGAATTTTGCATCATGGGAATACTTTTTTCTATCACTTTTTTGTGTTCTTGCTACAATTGCACAATATCTTTGCTACGGGGTCTCCGGCGAGGCGTCCGGTGAGGGTCTCTGGCGAGTTCCCTGTCGATGTCTCCAACGATATCCATTTTTGCTACAATAACacatttttttgctacatgctctTCGGCGAGGTCCCCGACGAGTCTCCGGTGGTCTGTCCGGCGAGCTCAGCCTCTTTCTTTTATTTCGTGGGTGAACCATTTTTTGCTACACTGAAGCAAAAGCGAGATTTTTTTTGCTACCCGGCAGCAAAAAGGACACGTGTCAGCACGGGAAGCAGGAGGCAGGGAAATCAAATCCACGGGGGATTCCTAGCACTGCCCTTATAAGTATATCACCCGAATATGTATAGACCTCTATCTTCAGTGTGCCATTCCAAGCTTTAAGCATGACCTCTCTGAATGAAATATATCGTTGTAAAATACCTCAATAAATAACATTTCCCTCCGATGGATTTTGGATGGCGATCGCCAGTAGAGAACGCGCGGCCTCCCGGCAGTCTCGTGTCGGTATCTCGACGCATACGATCTGAAGAAAACGCATGGATGCGGTGAACGGTCGTTTGTATGGTGGATCATACGCGCTACCTATCGGGATCAGTGACGCACGGAGATGCTCGTTAATCCGGCTGTGTACCTGTAGCTCACAATCAACAACATATATTGAACTTGGACGCGTGCGCTGACTAGTTGTCCTtgcgtgtgtgctgcatgcatgtACCCTTTACGAAGGCGTATAAATCTGCACTGCATTTTTTTGGCTGCTAGAAATCAGCAACAACAAGCAATCACTGATGTCCCTTTTGGATCTAGCTAAATGAACGCTAACAATAATACGCCATTTGATTGATTGAGGATACGACATAGTTGTAGATACGGATGAGCTTTCACGTATTGAAAAGGCTGCGGGTTTTTGTAAGAGACGCGTAATTGGCATTTTATAACCAGTCGTGTATTCTAATATATAGGAAAAATCAATCGAGAAATGAGAAGATATTCAGCTTGTGGATGCAACCTTCCATTGGACTTTGACAAAGTATCCAAAAATAATGTGCCCCATAAAgataaaaaaataatattttcttaAAAATAAATATCAAAGAGATATCATTTACACCCAGCCTTTGCAGCAACATAATGGTAAGAACTACTCGAGACGCAAAGGATACACATAaccaaaaggaaaagaaagaaataaacaaaaCAAGAAAAAACCCGCCGAACTGATCAATGACTCGTCTTAGCATGAAACAACCACCGCCAACGACAACACCCGGACTGCGAAAGCGGTTTCCCAAAAAACTCACAGAAAGCAACTGTCATCACTCGATCAAACCACCATAGTCAAATCATGTGTTTTCGCCTCAAAGAAAGTTACAATCTTTAGacaataccttcaacaaggtACCAACAAAAGCCCCACATTAGCGGATACAACTAATGAAGATAGAACATAGAGTTTTCACCCTCCTGCAAAGTGAGCCTGcgaagagcaaaaaaaaaaaaaaaaaaaaaaagtcatctTGTGTTGCCAAACACAGTGCCGCAAAGAGCTGGTCGGCAGCCAAACATATGTCATATACGAACTGTTTTGACCGTATTCGCCCAACAATCTTATAGTCCAACCAAATTAAATCCCAAATAGCGTCCCTTTTGGATCTACCTACCTAGAGGAGCACTATTACGCCGTTTCATTGATTGAGAACACACCACACTTGTATAGATAATTAGATATACGGATGAGCTTTCGGGTACTGAAAAGGTTGCCGAGGCTCAAGCAACACATATACGTATGTGTTCTTTCTTTATTCCATTTTCCCAAGGGACGCGTAGCTGGCGTTGTATATTCGCCCGTGTACTGTGGAAAAGGAAAACAATCGAGAGCCGAAAAGTTTAATCAGCTCGTGGATGCAAAGCAATCTTGGAATGCGCCTTGACAAAGTATTCTTGCATAGATAATGCGCCACGGGAAAAGCTCCGTCCGACTTTTCTCGTGTATAGGCAAGAAAAATACTGCCTCTCCGTATCATCATAAAGACGTACAGGATAGGCAGCAGATACTCGAAGGCGTACGACCAAATCTTGATTCCTCGTGATTCGTGGAATTATTATTACTATACGGAGAGAAATGAGAACTTGATGAAGTCCAATCAAGGTCCCCGTTCTCTTCTCTTCTGATAAAAGGGAAGGAAAAACCCGCGCTCTTCACCTAACGTTCTCAGCCTCCAGTCGTCTAGCTCGCTAGCCCACCACGCACGCAGGCACGCGTTCCACCCAGCCCCTGACCTTCccgtccgccgtgcgccgccgctacTTCCGGCGAGCCAGGCATGGAGGCGGCGGAGGGAGCAATGCGGATGGGGAAGTACGAGATGGGGCGGACGCTGGGGGAGGGGCACTTCGGCAAGGTGCGGCTGGCGCGGCACGCCGAGAGCGGCCGCGCCTTCGCCATCAAGATCCTCGACCGCCAGCGCATCCTCGCCATGAAGATCAACGAGCAGGTCCTTTCGCCCACTTCCCTTCCAATCGATCGATTGATTACCTTCCATGTTTCCGTGCTCTTGCTCTGCTTCGCGCGCGAGCTGAAAATGGGGGCTGATTGGTCGTCGTCCTGGTTGCGCGCAGATAAAGACGGAGATCGCGACGCTGAAGCTGCTCAAGCATCCTAACGTCGTCCGGCTCTACGAGGTGAGTCCCACACATCTTCAGTACCTCCGCAGATTCCCTTTTCGTTTCTCTGTTTTCTTCCTGTTCTTGGTGCTTAAATGCTATTGGGCCATGGGTGGGGAATGATTGGGTAGGTCCGTAGCAGGAGCACCAATTGCGCGATCGGGCTCAGCTACACAGTGCCATTCAAGTTGCCGAACAAGCTGCGGCTAACTTCAATTgctccattttattttatttttctactcCAGGGGCATACGAGGAATTCAACATAAGAGAGGATCATCCTCCAGCCGAGTCCTCTTTGAATAACCGCCCACATGCCTAGTTAAACTGTGATTATCTCCCTTTCTTGACTGCGACATCCTTCTAGACAAATCCAACACCCCAGGCGACCAGCCAAACTAGCATAAGAGCTTTCTACCCAACCCAAGCAGGAGAGGGCAAAAGGACCCCCAGTCTCCTCGCCCTGCACTCCAACATTATCCTTCCATATTCTACCCCTGTGTTTCTTGCTGTATTATACTGCTACTCGCCTGGGAAAGCTAAGTGTATTTTAGTATCAGGACGATGGGTTCGAATTGGCTTAAGATCCAGCATTGTCGCGTGCACCACAAACAAAACTCTCGGCTGTCACACCGAATCCATCTAGTCCCAGTGGCCATTATGATATAGTAGTTGAGATCATGCCAATTTGACCTAGCCATGACGCGTGCGTGCATCTCAGCCGTAGACTCTGAAGATCCGACGACCCCCGATGTCGGCCGACCTCCGTCGACAGGGACATGCATGTTCTGACGGACGCCTGGCCCTGGTTAATTAACAATAATAACCGAGCCAATCCGGAAGCCACCAAATGGATCCTCCCAAGATGAAACGCAATCATTAGGGGCAGCCGTGTACTTATCGTTTACACGTTTCAGGCAACTCTTGGCCCTGCACGCCAAAGAAAACACGGAAGGCTGGACGGCATAGCCCACCGCTCGTATCATAAGTGCCAAACAAGCTATACTAGATGAAAGTAATTCTTGACTTTATAAGGAGTAAGTAACTTGGGTGCAACAAGTAGTTGCGTTAATGGATAAGCTCCACGTTAGGCTTACCTCTTGCAATCAGCAAAGGTTGGAAAGTGATGCCTGCACGCTGAAGGAACCATCTCCAAATTCATGAATGATATAAAAACTTCTATCTATAGAAGACACAGTACCAGCCAAGGTAGCTGAGGCCATCATCCTCCACCGAAATTATGCTTCCCTGAAACGTAAAATCGCGTGAGGAAACAGCAAACCGTATCaaatttcagaaaaaacaaaGTTTAGCAGCCAGGCATTTACGCATTCGACTGCTGCACGCGTCCACATTGCCTCTGGCCAGCATGAGTGCGTTACAGTTTCCCCCATCTTCTGCAGGTTTCGGCGAGTAAGACCAAGATATACATGGTCCTTGAGTATGTAAATGGAGGAGAGCTATTCGACAAAATCGTAAGGATTCTTTCTCCTTAGCTCTCACCGAACTAAGCATGCTTCAGGAACTAATGAAGCAGACTCCAGAGTTTTAATGGGCTTTTACATGCATCTCTTACACTCTACAATGCATGGCAGGCGTTAAAGGGCAAGCTGCCAGAGAAAGAAGCGAGGAAACTGTTCCAGCAGCTGATGGATGCTATAAGCTATTGCCACGAGAAGGAAGTTTACCATAGGGATCTTAAGGTAACTAACTGCACAGTGCCAACCGCTACTCTTAATTTCCAAGAGGTTTCATCTTTTGATACTCAAACAACAAGGAATGATCCATTCTTCTCCACCTCCTGTAGCCAGAGAATGTCCTggttgatgcaaaagggaacatAAAGGTTTCTGATTTCGGGCTAAGTGCCTTTTCACAGCATCAACGGGTACGgtactttttttctttcttttgggtAAAAAGCGAGCTGAATCTTTCTCTGGTGTCTAAGATAAATCCCCATTTTCAGAAAGATGGATTACTGCATACCACATGTGGCAGCCCGAACTACATAGCACCTGAGGTAAGGACTAAACACTATTTCCCATGGGTTCGAATCTACTATTGATTCATGCCATGGAGGATAGAATTTCTGATAATGGTATATGTAGGTCCTTCTCAACAGAGGTTATGATGGCTCCATGTCAGACATTTGGTCCTGTGGTGTTATCCTGTACGTAATGCTTACAGGGAATCTTCCATTTGACGACGACAATATCGTTGTACTTTATCAGAAGGTATGAAGCAGAATCAAGGCTCACGTTAGCAAAATATGTCTTTTTTGCTGCAGCCATATCTCACGGTGTGATATTATTCTCAGATTCTGAAGGGGACTGTCCATATTCCTAAATGGCTTTCGCCAAGCGCCCAAGATATACTGCGGAAAATCCTGGATCCTAACCCCATTACCCGCTTCGGTATAGATGGAATAAGGGCACATGATTGGTTCAATCAAAGTTATACTCCGGCTGTGCCctttgatgatgatgacgataatTACATTGGTGATGACAACCCACAGATGCCTAAGGTAGCATGTGTGATTTGTACTTCTGTACTGTTGTTTGCTCTACAATCTCATGCTTTTAACTTTGTACTGAATGGCAAAGACTGAACTGCATCTGATTTTTCTGAAGCACAATGGCATTCTGGACAACCCTGCGATCAACCAGATCAATGCTTTTCAACTCATTGGGATGTCCTCTTGCCTTGATTTATCTGGATTTTTCGAGAAAGAGGTGAGTCCAATCTTTATTTCTTCATCCCATCTGTTAGTGTCTGTTTGCACATTCCACTCCTCAAAATTAGTACAAAAGGACCTAAGCCCAACCCTCCACATCCAAATGACCTAACTTGGAAGGACCAAACTTGAGATCATAAGAATAGTGAAGAACAAAAATGTTACGAGAATAAAAGAAAACAATAGCATCTAGTAACCAGTGATTGACAAAATCATGAATCATCATCCTATTTATGTGCATGTAGGGGAGTTCATAGGACAGGTTGATCCGAACCCGGCCAAAAccggtattgcgatgacaatagtATAGTTTCTTTTGTTACCCATGACCAAGCATCACGTTCCAGTTCAAACAATTGAACATGTCCGTTTTAACGGTTAAGTGCACCCGTTTTTAACACCCTTGTGTACATGTCCTCTGGACCATTTCTATGTCGAGACTATGGTGCCATGGACATATAAACTTCCTTCATTTCTGTAGTGACCTTCCACTAATGTCAGGTGCACAACTTTGTTGCAGGATGTCTCCGAAAGGAAAATCAGATTTGCATCAAACCATTCTCCTACTTATCTATTTGAGAAGATAGAAAGCAATGTCACAAACATGGGCTTCCAAGTGCAGAGGAACAATGGCAAGGTTAGTGATCTCAGATCTGTCTGACTTCAAACTAGACCTACTCTGCTGAAACTTATTGTTCGAATTGTTGACGTTTAAAATTATATTATCATGTCCTACAGCTAAGAGTGGTCCAAGAACGCAAGGGACCAACAAATCCAAGAGGGCATGGATCATTATTAATTTCTGCTGAGGTACTTATATCATATTAAAGATGCACATACAATACAGATTAGTTCAAAAAAGTAGTAATCCAACACAGCAACCATTCCATGGTGTGCAATGTGTTCCTATTAGACGCTGCTGCTTCTTAACATTGTTGTATTGTGATTCCAGGTGTTTGAGATCAATGAATCTCTTTATGTTGTTGAGCTAAAAAGGTCATCTGGAGATTGTTCCCTATATAGACAGGTATTGCTTCATCCTTGCTGAGTCTGTTCTCAAATcatttattcatttgtttctacCATTTCACATTCAGCGCAAAAATCCAAATTTCATTTGTCATTCATCACATATGGCATTATTGCTGCAGGTGTGTGCCACACTCTCAGATGACTTGGGAATATGCAAAAGCCAGCAACTTTTGAAAAAGGATAGTATGAGACAAGAGCTTTATCGATTTAACAGTAGCTTTTGATACCCTACCCCGATCTCTCTGTTTCTTCTTTAGCAAGAGTACTCACTAGGTAAAAGGGCCCTCCCATTTTTAACAAGAGGACCTGGTAGGAACCAAGTACGAACATTTTCGTAAACCTAAGTTGTAAATATATGGTCGGATTGTGACGGCGATGGCTTGAGGAGACACTGCTGCGGAAGAAGTCGGCTTAGTCGTAGGTGTTTTTTCATATCTTGTAATGTTTT includes these proteins:
- the LOC124678536 gene encoding CBL-interacting protein kinase 21-like, with translation MEAAEGAMRMGKYEMGRTLGEGHFGKVRLARHAESGRAFAIKILDRQRILAMKINEQIKTEIATLKLLKHPNVVRLYEVSASKTKIYMVLEYVNGGELFDKIALKGKLPEKEARKLFQQLMDAISYCHEKEVYHRDLKPENVLVDAKGNIKVSDFGLSAFSQHQRKDGLLHTTCGSPNYIAPEVLLNRGYDGSMSDIWSCGVILYVMLTGNLPFDDDNIVVLYQKILKGTVHIPKWLSPSAQDILRKILDPNPITRFGIDGIRAHDWFNQSYTPAVPFDDDDDNYIGDDNPQMPKHNGILDNPAINQINAFQLIGMSSCLDLSGFFEKEDVSERKIRFASNHSPTYLFEKIESNVTNMGFQVQRNNGKLRVVQERKGPTNPRGHGSLLISAEVFEINESLYVVELKRSSGDCSLYRQVCATLSDDLGICKSQQLLKKDSMRQELYRFNSSF